The window ATAAGCGTTTTACGCTTATAAAATAATAAAATATTTTATCAAGAATTACTGGCAATTACAATTGATAATTAAGAAAAGCACCCCTGGTAGGATTCGTTGTCATCCATATATTCTCGGGTGCTTTCGATATATTAAGGACTTTTATTTTGGATCCAGATTATTTTTTCTCTAAAGTTAATAAAAATTACCTACACATTGATTTTCCATTATCGAAAAAAGAAGCAAGATTATTCTATAATGAATTACTTGATGCCAAAAATATATTGTCCCACAGATTTCTTCCATTAATTCAATTTAAAATTCGCTTTAAAAAATACCCATCTAACCATAAACCTGTACTCAAAGAGAGAGAAATATCTCTAGTTTCACATCACGACTCAGGAATATACTCTTTTTTATCAAGTGTTATTAACGAAAAATATAATAGATATAGTAAAATTCACGGTATATCAGAATCATCAGTAGCCTATAGAACAATTAACCATCTTTCCAATATAACAGTTGCCAAAGAAGTTTTTGATTTCATAGACATGCAGAGCGAAGTATTTGTCATGAAAGGCGACTTTAAAGGTTTTTTCGATAATCTAGATCATACTATTCTAACCAAACATATTTTTGAAGTTCTAGAATTACATAAAGATACTTTAGACTATAATGTTTGGTTAAAAATTATCAATAATATTGAAAATTTTCGTAAGATAGATAGAGATATCTTCACCCAAACATTTGAAAATGAAAATCTTCATATTCAAAATAGGCATAATGTGAGCGCATACTTTAGTTCACGTAAAGATTTTGGAAGATTTATAAAAAAACATAAAGACTTAATAACTACCAATAAAAAAAATGGTATACCCCAAGGTACCGGAATAAGTGGCATTTTAGCGAATGTTTACATGGTAGAGTTTGACGAAATAATAGAAAAGTACTCATCTAAATATCAGGGTATATACAGGCGTTATTCTGATGATTTTATTATTGTTTTGCCAAAAAAATTACTAAATTACGAAACCTTCAAAATATTTGTCGACTATGTTATCAACCTAAGTCACAATATTGTTAATTTAACTATTGAAGAAAATAAAACAAAAATGTTTTCAGTGAGCAAAGGAAATGTTTTTGATATAAAAAGTAATAAGAATACTAGCTTAGATTACCTCGGATTTATTTTACAACAAAATACCATTGCTATTAGACCCAAAAGTATATACAAATTTTATTACCGTGGTCGTAGAGCTATTAAATACAGCACTATGGCCAGTAGACTTTACTCCATTTCAAAACAAAGAAGTAGAATAAGTAACCAAAAGATAAAAGATCTTCCTTTAAAAATCCGTTCTGATTATAATAAAATATATGGTGGTAAAAATATTTTCACTGAAAATATTCACGAACAAAAAGCTAAAAATAATCGTGTAGAGCGAATAATTCATCATCAAAGAAGTAAAGTAGGATTACCAGAAATTAAAAAAGTCAAAAAGTCATATTTACAGAAAGTAGATAGAGCAAAACCAAGAGAGTCATTCTTGTCTTATGTAAAATTAGCAAACAAAATATTTAGCGAGGGAAGTTTTGGATATAAACTAGCATTTACAAAGCAAGCTAAAAAAACTAGAAGGAAATTTTATAAACTACGTAGAGATTTAACATAAGTATTCATTTTCTAAAACCACCAGTTAATGTATAGTAATAGGACAACGCAAGGTACTTGTAAGAGGTTTGCACAATTTGAGTTTATTACCTAAAAAAATAATAGCCTTATTATGATTAAAACTATTTAGTCATAATAAGGCTATTTATGTTAAATAAGATGGGGTATAATTGTCCTGATTTTATATATACCACCCGATCTATTACCTATGACAAAAACATGTGTAGTAAAAATTTGTATAGCGAACCAGGTAGCGGGTCTTTACATTGGTTCAGAAGCATCACCTTATAAAAGCAACATTCCTCCGTTAAATATTTTTGTCAAAGAATTGGAAAAAATTGGAAGGAATGACATTGCTAATATAATTAGACAACATCTGTAAAACAATGCAAGATACTTTTAAGTATCTTGCGCTTTTTATATCCCTTGATATAATAGGTTTTATAATATGCAATTTAATTATGCAAATTAATGAGGTGGAAAATGACAGTTTATGGCTATGCACGCGTCTCAACAGCGGGACAATCGTTAAATGAACAAAAAGATACTTTGAAGAAGGCTGGTGCTGATATCATTATGAGTGAAAAATATTCTGGGACCACTACCACACGTCCCCAATTCGAAAAGTTAGTTCATTTAGTTGAACCAAATGATACTTTGATTGTCACAAAATTAGACCGTTTTGCCCGTAACACGCGAGAAGCGCTAAATTTAATTGACTCCCTATTAAAAGAAAAAATCGTTATCAAAGTTTTAAACTTAGGAACGATTGATAACACTCCTATGGGTCGTATGCTTGTTAGAACCTTATTGTCGGTTGCGGAGATGGAACGTGACATGATTATTGAACGTACACAAGCAGGAAAAATATTTGCTAAGCAACACAATCCTAACTATAAAGAAGGCAGACCCAAAAGAAAAAAAGATAGCCGAAATACTGCTATCTTTGAATATTCAAAAACACATACTGTTAAAGTAACTGCCGAAGCATTCAATATTTCACCTAGGACCGTGCAATATATTAAAAAACTATTCAGATAATCATGAATGCTAAACAACATTGTTGTTTAGGTAACGGGAGAACAAATTAATATAAATATTATCAATGACTCTGGTTCAAATTGGGATACACTTGTGGAGCAAACTAGCATTCAGACGATATACTTTAATAGGGGAGTTAAAGTAGTTTTCTGGCTAAAATGATAAAAACATGAAACTATTACTATTATTGGTAAATTACTCAATTTTTTAAAAATTGAGGTATAAATGATTTTATTGCAAAAATTTTATGTGCATAGAGCGAAGATATACAAAAAATATTCCCTTTCAAATGATTTTAGATTGAACGAATATAAATATATGAAATACGCTTATAGAAAAATCAATACAATTATCAGTCAAATAAAATACTAAACGAAAAAATTAAGAAATATATTGAATATTACACATGGATATTGATCACTATTTATTCAATGAACTATTTAACATACTTTTAACAGTATTCTTTGTTTGCAGACCTACTGATCTGTCAATAATTTCTCCATCCTTGTAAAATAAAAAAGTTGGAATCCCAGAAATAGAGTGACGAACATTCAGCTCCATATTTTTATCTACATTTACCTTACCAAATTTAACATTTTTGTATGATGGGTCTTCTGCTACCTTTTCTAGAACAGAATCCATCATTCTGCAGGGGGCACACCAATCCGCACGAAAATCAACTATGGTTATCCCCTTTGACACAATCTGTTCGTAATTTTCTGTTGTTAACTCAATTTCATTTACCATATTATTTTCTCCTTGTACTGGGATAAACTATCGCTACTGCATAAGCTTTGGTCACCTTTGAAAATTAATATTAAGAATATAAGTATTAAATTCATTTTAATTTAATGACGTAACTGCAAAATTTGAATTAGAACATTAGCAACCTAGAGAATGGAGCTGACTATTTATTGCACTAAAAATTACTCAGACATCCAATGAACCGGATTATTCCCATTCTGTTACTTTGTTATCATTTAAACTGCGCTTGTAGTTAAAAAAATTTTTATATCAACAAATCGTTGTTTAAAATTATATTAACGTACGGTATTTCTTTCAGTGAACTGCTACACGATTCAAATTTAGATGAAAGATTTCTAAGTGGCTGTTATCATGATGCCTACAGACTAGATATTAATAAAATTAACCGTAGCCCATGCTGAACTTGATATGAAAACTATTATCTCTGGATCCAACACTGTTCAATTACTAGTAATCTTACACGACAAATTTTCATTTTTACCTACTAGGATAACAGGAAACTTCTCTAGATGCTTGACATCCTTTACTATCTTGGAT is drawn from Leuconostoc mesenteroides subsp. mesenteroides and contains these coding sequences:
- a CDS encoding recombinase family protein; amino-acid sequence: MTVYGYARVSTAGQSLNEQKDTLKKAGADIIMSEKYSGTTTTRPQFEKLVHLVEPNDTLIVTKLDRFARNTREALNLIDSLLKEKIVIKVLNLGTIDNTPMGRMLVRTLLSVAEMERDMIIERTQAGKIFAKQHNPNYKEGRPKRKKDSRNTAIFEYSKTHTVKVTAEAFNISPRTVQYIKKLFR
- a CDS encoding thioredoxin fold domain-containing protein → MVNEIELTTENYEQIVSKGITIVDFRADWCAPCRMMDSVLEKVAEDPSYKNVKFGKVNVDKNMELNVRHSISGIPTFLFYKDGEIIDRSVGLQTKNTVKSMLNSSLNK